The Punica granatum isolate Tunisia-2019 chromosome 4, ASM765513v2, whole genome shotgun sequence genome has a window encoding:
- the LOC116202373 gene encoding peptidyl-prolyl cis-trans isomerase FKBP13, chloroplastic-like yields the protein MNSLAASISPGKCLPRPLRQAKPNSAEPVIRSVREVPPSAGKSPAQSTHAGPPQLPPFLRAHGSDPTAAYSRREAIGFGMGVGLFDFVLSGWLWQSEAAEQRPCELKVAPSGLAYCDKVVGYGAEAAKGQLIKAHYVGKLENGKVFDSSYNRGKPLTFRVGVGEVIKGWDEGILGGEGVPPMLAGGKRILKLPPELGYGMRGAGCRGGSCIIPPNSVLLFDVEYIGKA from the exons ATGAACTCCCTGGCAGCTTCAATTTCACCGGGAAAGTGCCTTCCCCGTCCCCTCCGCCAAGCCAAGCCGAACAGCGCCGAGCCCGTCATCCGTAGCGTCCGCGAGGTGCCCCCTTCTGCCGGAAAATCTCCAGCTCAGTCTACCCATGCTGGTCCCCCGCAACTACCACCATTTTTGCGAGCTCATGGAAGCGACCCAACAGCTGCTTATAGCAGAAGGGAAGCAATTGGATTCGGCATGGGCGTCGGGCTCTTCGATTTCGTCCTCTCAGGGTGGTTGTGGCAGAGTGAAGCGGCCGAGCAGCGGCCTTGTGAGTTGAAAGTGGCTCCTTCGGGGCTCGCCTACTGTGATAAGGTGGTGGGTTATGGCGCCGAGGCGGCGAAAGGACAGCTTATTAAG GCGCATTACGTCGGGAAACTGGAGAATGGGAAGGTATTTGACAGCAGCTATAATCGTGGGAAGCCTCTCACTTTCCGTGTTGGTGTTGGAGAG GTTATCAAGGGCTGGGATGAAGGCATCTTAGGTGGTGAGGGCGTTCCTCCAATGCTTGCCG GTGGCAAGCGGATACTAAAGCTTCCTCCGGAGCTTGGATATGGCATGAGAGGAGCTGGATGCAGAGGAG GGTCATGTATCATTCCCCCCAATTCTGTTCTCTTGTTTGATGTGGAGTACATAGGCAAGGCATAA